TCGTAAATGCTTCTCCCAGGAGTGGAGAAGGTCTTTAGGGCTGTGTCTTCTGGGCCAGTCCCTTGCTGCGGGAGCTGGGGACGCTTTTCGCTGGCATGGTGGGGACAGGACCAGCATGGGCTTCTCGTCGCCTGTACCTTCACATATATGCAGACTCTGTCACCTCCCCCACTGCCACTGCTACCATCCTCGGTCCCAGCCGCCAGCATCTCTTGCCTAGGTGATTGTGGTAGCTTCTCCCTACAATGTATTCACCGCCCAGCACCCGAGTGATCGTTTTAGAGCATAGGTCAGGTCTACTCAGAACACCCTGGTGGCTTCCCGTTCCCAGCAGTTTAGGAAACGGCCAAGGGCCAAGTGCTGGTGGTGATCGCGAGGCCCAGCACAGCTGCGTTCCCCGTTCCTGCCCCTGCTCCACCAGTAGAACCTTCTTGCTATTCCAAGAATAGCACAACAAGGATCCGGCTCGATGGCCTTTGCATTCAGTGCTCTCCAAGCCACCCACGtcccttcaggtctctgctcaaacgTCGCCTTAGCCAAGAGGCCATCTTGACCTCGAATAAAAGCAACTCCCCTTTGCTCCGCCACCTTCCACACTCACAAACTCCCCTTTAGCACAtcaggctttatttttctctatggcACGAACTGCTGTCTCGtggaatgtatttatttatccatttactgtCTGGGCTCCTCCATGAGATCAGAGACTATCTTTTTTTTCGCTGCTGCTCTTTTCCCAGTGCCTAGCAGCtattcaataaacatctgttgagtAAATAATTGAATGGAGGGAAACTTCATGGGTAAGGGTCTTACGTACGGTTCCCTTTCTGTTCCTCCTTGGCCCCCAAGTCTACAGCGGGGAACACGGCCAAGTAGCCCAAAATAGTGAGGGACAAGGGTTTAAACTTCCCTTGCAAGAATGCCCCAACCCTGCTACGGCTGCCCTCAGCACGAGAGAATGTCCTGCCTGGCCTTCTCTTCTCTGCCCTGCTAACACAGAGACCCTGCTTGGCTCACATCGGAATCGCACTTTCATCGGCTCCTACACTGGCCAGGAAATGGTTAGCAAATGATAAAATTGAAGATGGGTAATCTGGGGTAAGTTTGGTTGCACAGGTATTTACTGAGGCCCACTACACACCAGGCCCGAGCGGATCACACAGTGACCTTCGGCATAAAGTTCTACCCTTGAGGAGCTCACATCCTGGGGGAAAGACACATCAAGTTAATAAAATGTGGTCACGGACAAGACAGACGTCCTCAAGGGCAGCGGGGGGAGGCAAGGGGAGGGGccctgagctcctggagggcGGGGAAGGCCTCCCGGAGGAGATGGGGCAGGGCTGAGTTCTGAAGGATGATAGGAGTTAGCAAGACATGGAGCAGAGTGTGAGGTAGTCTCTGGAGTGGCAGGAGGCGTGAGCAAAGGACTTTCTTCTGACCCACGGTCTATTGACTGCTCTTTCCGCCCTTTCTTGTTGGGGTCCAAAGGAAACGAGTCTCGTTCAATTCATTTCGTCTGTACCTTACACTGGGCTGACGTGCAGTCGTAGGGCCTGTATATTCTCAGACCTACTGTGCTGCCCTGGTGCACAGTAGGTACTTACATGTTGAGAGAATGAGTGATTCCTTGTTGGGACGCAGGTCTGTACCCTCCCTTGGGAATTTTAGCACCAGAGAACTTAAGACATGTCAAACCAAGAAAAGACCTTGAGGTCGTTAATTCCTGGTAAGTGCACTATGGCCAGATCCCGCTGGGCAGGGACCCACCACCATCCGGGTGGGCACTGCTGGCCAGCGTCCTGGGCCAAGGCCCTTGGGAGTTGGAAGGGGGGTTGGTGGGTCCCAAAGGCAGTGGATGAAGATGCAGCCAGCATTTCAGGAACTGAAGGGTAAACAAAAACAGGTCTGGGACTGGCTCCACCTCTGGGGAAGACTGGTCAAGCACCCCACTCGGTGCTGAGCCTGTATCGATCTCCCTGACTCTGCTCCCTGTCTCCCCACACCTCAGGCAGGCAGGCCCCTTCCAGGATTATGTTTTAAAGGGAAATGTAAATGGCCCGGAGGCTGCTTCGTGCTCAGAAGAAGTAAAAATCAATTCTGTTTTCGTTAAAGTGATTTTTGGACACTGTCAAAGCACTCTCATCTCAGGGCATGGGGTGACAAATAGGCTGCCATTGTCAATCATATAACCAAGCCAACTGGGCAGTAGCGGGCCAACCGGACACAGCAGGAGCGACGCTGCCCTGTGTCCTTCCCAAGCCCAATGTCCCCTCCCGAAAATATCCAAGAGGGCCTCATCCCATCCAGGCCTGGAGCTGGCCCTCGGCGGCCCTCTAGGTACCGCCCTCTTCCCCGCCCCAAAGCTTCACCCACTGATGGGCTCAGGCACCAGGTCAATTATGATACTAAGCACAGTCAAAGCGAAGAAGGAAAATCTGCTTTGAAAAAGCCTCTGACATATAATACATTCCTGAACTAAATTCCCCAAATAAGATGTTAGTCTTATTTAATATTGGGAGTTCTGTGTTATCCCTTCTTTCTGTTAACTGAGATAAttgaggatttattttatttatagcatcAATTATGAGCAGAGAAATTAATCCTTTAGTGGGGCATTTGGGAGCCCAACTGTCAAGGGGGCATGAGGGAAACGTGGGTTGAGCACAGGCATCTCCCCCCCAGCACAGAAAAGCAAGCCCTCCCTCCAGTCCTGGGGGCGGCTGGGCTGTTACTGTTCTGTGTGCTGaaggtattttgaaatattaaatacacGGGCCTAATTGGCTCCCCCTCCCCAAGGACACCTGAGGAATTCATCAGCGAGTCCTGGGAAGGCAGGCAGAATGGCAACTGGGTCAGAAGAGCTACCTTCTTCACTGGGCACATGGCCCTTGGCTTGTCGGTCAGCCCTGCTCGGCAGAGGAGCTGAAGACCGTCTCTCCAGACTGGAAATGGAGCTCGGCGAAGGATTAGGGTGGGGCGGGACTGGAGACAGGAAGAACTAAGTGTCTGCTGGGAGCTGTTGGAAGCAACCAGACAGCACTGGGAACATGGCAGAATATTGGCCCTCGGTATTCCACGGCCGCTCGGGGCTCAAATGCCagtgaaaagtaagaaaaagacagcCTTTCTGGAATGGTTAACAAGCCTATAAACTAGCCAGTGAACGTGTTCAGGACAGAAACCAGCCAAGGGAGAGGAAAAGGTTTCCAGGGCTGACTTGGTATGACCTCCGAAAAGGACAAGAAGACCTGGTGAGGgctgccctcctctcccagggagccagggctggggcagagcaCAAATCTTGGGTCCACCCTAGAGAGAGGACGGGAAGGTCTGGAAGGGACTGAGAACACTACCAGACTAAGCGAGGGGAAAAGGCGCCCCGCTCACCTTGACCTATCCATGGAAAAGCATTTTGCCAATCACCAGCTATGTATAGCCAAGCGATGAGCCTGGTGATGGTTCCAACTGGCAACTCAGGTCAAAGTCAAAGCAGCTCAATTGGGCATTGGAAGACACCGGCCAGGGCGGAGGGGAAGAAAAAGCCTGCTTTCCCTTACTTAGGAGGTTACGGGAGACACGACTAAAGGCTGAAGCCTTTTGTGCACACTAGTTTCTCCTCCCTGAGGCCAGACATTTTGATGCATCGGGGAAGGAACGGTGAGAGGCCCACTGTTGGGGGAACCACGCTCCTCCCGTGTAGgcacccttcccttcctccttgccTTCACTTTCTGGCGGAGTCCCCTTGCTCTCACCTAAGAAAGTAAATGTGAAGCCAAGATCGTCCATATCCTGCTGCTGGACTTTCCCCTGGATCTACAAAGTGACTGCCAAAGGAAATCCATGGTCTCCCCAGTAATAACAAAACACTGAACTTGCcagaaggaaatgttttatttataaattcccCGTGTGCCTAGAACGGTGCCTGCCATGTGCTACTCGTGGCACAGATGCTTTCTTGAATAGCGATGTGACTCGAATAGACTCTGATACCCTGAGGTCCTAATAAAAAGCCGTACCTCCGAAGTTCTGATTCCCACCTGTGGGCCCTGATGGCATGGGAACAAGTGGAGTGGTGAGTGAAAAGGGAAAGGACACTGGACTGAGACCGCCAGACTGGTATTTGAAAACCAGTTCTGCCCCTTACCCGCTATGTGACTACAGAAATTTACTtaaacctttctgagcctctgcaTCTTCCAAGTTGTATAGAGTCTGTCCTACCTTGCAGGCCTGTTGTGACGACTCAAACAGATAATAGATGCCAAGTGCTCAGCACACTGCTGGCGTATAATAGACACACATGTGCTGCTCTATTACTAATAAAAGGTTGGGCAGGTGGCCACTGACGTCCTCTGAAACAATCCCATTTTAAGTCTGACCCCCGTGCATCTCCCCATGGCATTCTGAGGCATCACTCTGTGTCCTGCGTCCCCTCAGGGGGTACTTGAAGATGCTGGACAGTCAGGGCCACATCAGAATCGTGGCCATGGAGGTCCTGGCCAGGAGTAGGCCCCCTTCAGGAAAGGCCAGGGTCAGCCTAGAGGGGGCAAATGGGCCTCCTTTTCCTGACGTGGTGGCCAGCTCACTGTGCTCAAAAGCCCACATCTCCACCTGAGCCAAGAGAGACAAGGTCAAATGACCAGCCATTCTTAGCCACTCTGGGAGGAACTTATttgaagaagtgtgtgtgtgtgtgtatcggtGTGTGTTGGAGGAAGGGGCAGGATGGCCTCTGTCACACAGACAAGAAGTAAAGGGAATGCCCTCATCAAATGTGGCCTTCACAAATGGACAATGACACCGTTTGCTCTCCCCCTTGCTCCCTCCTATGTGTCAGAATGACACATGTAATCATTTTATAAGGTCCCGTCACTTGCTCAGTCATTCCCAATAAGCACACGAAACACTACGGCAAAACCAAGACCAGCGCCACAGGGTTTCAGCCAGGAAAAAATCGAATCACCAGGACGCCACCAACTGAATTGTCAAAGACCAAATAAAAAGCTTCATGAATTCTCCATCAGCAATATAACGCTTCCTGGGCTAAGCAAATATAGACCCAGCATATGAATTGTGAAGGGGGTTTGCATTACCTTCAGTGACTTGCAACACGAAGCAGAAACCCTAAGAAATACATGTCTCCTTAAAGCTGCCCTCATTGGCTTGAATCCATTGGGGGGAAGAGTATACTCTCCTTCCTGAGCCCCCTTCCTCTGACGGAAAGTTCATACCCCAGCACCATAAACACATTTCTGTGACCTCAGCTGGAGAGGCAACTTCTGAGAGATGGAAGGGACAGCGTGACCTCCCGTTGGCAATATTGTTACGTCTGTATCTGGCCACATGACTCATTCAGACCATCTTGCGATCGCCCAGGTAGGCTGGGTCATTCAATCACAGTCGGGCTGAGAAAGTAAGACGACTCCTCCTTCAGTGAGAAAAACAACGGGGGTGCCCTGCTTTTCAGAAAACCCAAGTTCAAAGTCACTTACAGAAAGTCTGCTCGGGGCTACTGAACCCTTGAGCATCTGTGACAgcggaaaggaaaaggaaggcgAAACAGAAAACAGCTTACACATACActacaaagaagaaatacaggaaGGATCCAGAAAGAGGGTTCTCGGTGTCTTCTGTTAACGGAAACCTGTACCCTCCTTACGGCACTCCCCAAACTTGTCACAGTTTGGTTCCTCCCCACCGTTGCCCTGTTCTTCTCCCCATGGCAGCCCTTATACGCACAGATGCACGGAAAAAGGCAGCACTGACCACTCCCCTCCGTGccccacatacacacaggcacagaATGTGTGGCGGAATAAAGAAATGGTGgctttttccatgttttataaaACACATGCCCCACTCCCAAAAGAAAGCTCAGTGGAAAGCAAGCCACTGCCTCCCAAACAAATCACTCACGTGCCTCCGTCTTCTGATGCGCCCACCACTTGGATACGCCACTCTAGCCTCCTGTGCCCCATCCTCTTCCTACCCAGAGCCTCGCGGTcccatcccacccccaacccccacccccgccctgcgCCAGGCCACCAGCACCCGCTTACCCCAGGGTGGTCATGGTGACAATGGTGTACCAAAAGGAGGCCGGGATGCTCGTGAACTTGCTGGCAGAGGAGCCCTTCTCGGCGTAAAACATCACAGTGGCAAAGATGATGATGGCCAtggtgagggagaagaggaggaagccgAGTTCCGAGGCACAGCTCTTCAGCGTGTAGCCCAGGATCCGCAGGCCCTGCGAGTGTCGCGAGAACTTGAAGATGCGGAAGACGCGGAAGACCCGGAGCGTGACGAAGGCGCCCGACACGTCCTCGTTGTCGGTCATGACCAGGCCGATGTAGTAGGGCATGATGGCCACCACATCGATAATGCTCATCACGCTGCGGATGAAGCGGTAGCGGCTGGGCGCGGCGAAGAGCCGGAGGAGGTACTCCACGGTGAAGATCATGACGCAGGCGGTGTCCAGGCAGAAGAAGGCCACGGAGTAGCGCTCGCCGCACGGCAGCTCCTTGCTCCCGGGCACCGTGCCGCACGGCACCGTCTCCACCACGTTGGTGATGACCGACACGGCGATGAAGAAGCCCGTCACGTAGTAGAAGACCAAGGCCAGCGTGCTGGTGTGCGGGTTCTCGAAGGCGCGCCACATGGTCTGGCGGAAGCTGAGCGACGGCATGGACTCCTGGTTGTTCTCCGAGTCGTTGTCGTCCATGAGCCGCTCGGCGTTCTCGCGCTTGCGGTCCTTGTACTCCTCGTAGCAGCAGTCCCCGATGATCTCGGGCAGGATGCCGTAGAAGGCCAGCTCGTCGTCGTAGGCCGAGATGCACTCGTAGCGCGGGTAGTGCAGCTTGCCGGTGCGGTAGAAGTTCAGCACGCAGCGGAACACTTCGGGGTCCCGGTCGAAGAAGTACTCCTTGGTGTCCTCGTTGAAGAAGAACTCTTTCTCCGTGCTGCCCAGCAGCGTGTCCGGGTAGCGCTCCAGCGTGGTCCGCCAGGTCTGGAACCTCCGCCCGCTCACGTTGAGCACGATCAGCTCATCCTGCCGCTTGCTCTTGTCCGCCGGGGCAAGCGGCATGGGGCAGTTGGCCACTGGCATCCACCCGATGGCCGCAGCCCGCGCAAAAGGCAGCCAGGCTGCCACTCCCGCCGCCATGGTGACTCCAGCTCTCGGGCCGGCCACTGTGCAGACCCTGTGCACACCAGCTTGGAGTTAGTTCAGCGACCCCTGGAGACAggaggacagaacagagaaccgGGTGAGTCCATGATTGACTCCCAGGTGGGAAATGGGACACGGGGAAGGGTCCTCGGGGAGGGAAACAGCCAAAGTCTTGAACAGGCAAAGGAATTAAACTGAAATCACCACCCACGAAAGAGGCCTTGGTTCTTTTCCGTCCTCCCCTGGCAGGGAGGGCGCGTGTGTGGCATGGGGCAGTGCAGCTGTGTGGGATCACCAGATGTTGTCGACTGCCTGCCACATTGTCAGTTCCAAGAGTTCAGGAGCATGTGGAGGGAAAGCCTCTTTAGCAGGAAGATCTGGGAAGACACGGGACATAATGAGCTCTGAAAGGTTATGGCGTTATTACGAATTTAAATTGGGAGAGGGTAAATGAGTTGTCATTAAACGAATTTCAAAGTGGGATAAACATGCTAATTTTTATTTCGCTCTTCACCCACCAGGGTAATCAGGAAAGGGGTGTGGATGAAGGAGATCAGGTAAACACATGCTTTCTACTCCTCACTGGGGAAGAGGAGGCTGGGGCAGGCCCAGCGCTGGAAAATTCTCTGAGATGGCAGGTGACTACAGTAGGCTAGTGTGTGGTGGAGCTCTGTCCCCAAGTCCTATGGAGAAGGCTGTCCCTGGTGGAGTGCTACTCTCTGGGACATCTAGCAACCTAGTGTTCAGGGACCCTCAGAGCCATGATAGACGTGGGAGAGGCTATGAGGCTGGGCAGcgtcccctccccagcctgtcAAGGGACGTTTGGATTCTTGGTACACCTGCCTTCCATGCATTGCCCCTCTCCCTCCCAGAGGAAGCTGACCCACGCTTTCTGCCATCTCCAGATTCCTCGCCTCCCGTCTCCATCTGCCCACCATCCTTAGCTCCCTCGGCTTATATAATAATACTCTCTCTTATGCCAGCCTTTTTCACCTGGCCCCATGCCACCCTCAGAGGTTCCTTCGTGCTGGGCTACCTCGTCCCTTCACCCACTGCTCTCCGAAGCACACTGTGTACACGCCTCCCATCACCTGTGTGGATGGAgggaacagaggcacagagaattaTATTTGGCTTTGGGAAACAGATTTACCTTCCCAGATCTGACTTTTTAAAGACGATAGTGAGATGACTCTGCAATCCCCAAATGTACACCATCTGTGGGAAGACATGTGGTGACACAGAAACACACGTCACAGCCATGGGAAATCGGTAGGGGTTGACACTCGTGTTCACTAATCCTAAACGGATCGCACAGCACCAATCCGGACTCAGAACTATTTGGACCCTCTGGAATGCAGTTGGTTCAACTCtgtgtttaaagaaatgaagcagGGGTGAGTCTCGTAATGGGATTTGAGCTTTCTCTCTCTCCGTCaccctgcttccttctcctgACTCCCAGCTTTTCTAGGCTTTTGAGATCTGAACGGCCACTAGACTTTCCCACTGGACGCCTCTGAAACAGGACAGGTTTAACCCAGATCTCCCTCCTTGCAAAAAGCTGCTCTTTACCTTTTGCTGTCAGCATCGCTGACCCAAGGCCTGTCACCTTGGTCACTTTCCTCGTTGCTGCACCCGGAGTTGCCAAATAACCGACAACGGCTCTTACTGTTCTCATTAAGGCTCCAGTTGCCTCGGGCCCCCTTCCCACTGGCTTGCTTATCTCTCATCCCAGCACCCCTAAACTGTTCTGTTTCTCCTGTTCCCCAGGAATCCATTCTGCTCAGTCAACGCCCTAAGCAAGGTTCTGATGGTGTTTTACAAAATCACGGCACACAAAATCAAGTCCAAACTCTTTGACCCGGTATTCCAGCATTTCCACAATGGGATCCTGGCTTAGGTTACAGACACTTCCTATGTCTTATTAATAATCATGGCCAATAATAACTGAGCAGTTCCTCTATGCCGGGCACTCCTGTGGGTCACCCATCCTTACAGCAACCCTCGGAGGAAGAGTCTGAAGTTCAGTAGCCTGCCAGCCAGAAAGGGCAGAACGGGGATCCCACAAGGGGCCAACTGAGCCCACCCCACAGGCCATGAAGCCCACGCCACTTCTCAAGGGCTCCCTGTAGGAGAAGAATAACAGCTGACGTTTACTGAGGGCCGCCTGCGTGCCAGGCACAGTGTCACATACTTGCATGGACCATCTCAACGGACCCCACCAACAATCCCAGGGGGCAGACACCATTGTCGCCCCCCTTCTGCAGATGAGGAAGACGAAGCAGGAGGAGTTGTGCTAAAGGACGTGATAAGTAAGCAGAGATTTAAACCCTGGCAGTCTCAACGTGGAGTTCAAGGGTACAGCCAGGCCACTGCCCTGCTCTCCCCATCCCACACTAAGCTCCTCAAGGGGAAAAGGCCATGACACCTCCATTTGTGCATGACAACCGAAGAGGTGGCACAGTGCACTGCAGCCGTAAGTGCTCAGACTGCGACCCTGATTTTACAGTTGCCATCTACATTCCATCCATTTTACTCCATGCCTTGCTACTATATTTCAGAGGTTTCCAAGGGTGGGCATTCTCTCTTGAAACAGTAAACTCTGAAGACAGATCTGGGTCCAAAGAATCCAGTTTAAGTGCCTCTGACTCACTATGCCTTCCGTCGAGTTTTCCCAAGGAGAAgatctctgcctcagtttccccatctgcatgCTAAGGAGAATATCCACATTTCTCTATTCCCTCAATATAGGGATATTGATTCAGGTGCCACAGAAGACAAGAATGACAATGACATTCCTTCTAAATGTCATCactgagagaacagaaaaacagcaCAGGCCTGATGAGCTCTTGATTACGGGAACTGAGGAGAGAATGGGAGTTCATACATCCACGGCAGTGGGTAATCCATGTGCCACTGACAGAGGATTTGGGAACACGTCCTGTGCATCTTGTCTTTCTTCAAGACATTTACCCTTATGACTCCCTGTACTTCCCTGGGTTACTCGGAGAATTTGTAGTCTCTCAGCACACACTGAGCTAGGTTTTCTAAGGAGCAAGGGAAGTTTGGGAAGCAGGCCCTCGATTTATGCCTTGGTCACAGATAATTCCAATTTGGATTTAGTTAACACTGGGCACTGACAATGTTAACTAACATTGACTTATCCCACAAACATTTGATTTATCGCAGCAGACATTTGGTTTTTCCCATAAAAACCTATGACGTGGACGTGGAAGTTCCAGGTAAGGAGACCAAGACCCAGGAGTTGATGATTTTCTAACAGACCATTGATCAGCTCACTGCCAGATGACTTTCCAGATCCCGGAGGGCGCGCAGACTCCCCTCCCGCTCGTCCTGGGCAGCCAAGAGCACAGGGTCAGGAGGCCCTGCATTCCACTGTCAGATCCCTCCTGAACTTGGGAAAGCAAGGCACCGTCACGCTCGGGGCCTCAGAatccccatctgtaaaatcagaGAATTGGACAAGGAGCCCTTTGGCTTCAATAATCCTTGATTCTATGGATCCAGGACATCCAGGCTGTAGTTCCCTGAGACCTCATCATAACCGTCTCCCATGCAAAGCAGGAAGTAGAGCATCTGGGTTTGTTGCTGTGGGGACGCGGTTAGCCAGAGTCTCTTCCTAGCAAAAGCAGTTCTGGGAATGCCTGATGAGGCTGGTGGCCAGAACAGGGCATACAACCTGCATCACTCAGAACTCTAGGCAATCGGAGGCTGGGTTCATTCACTGAACGCCTGGCCGCCGCCCTGGAGGGCAACGGGGGCCAGGCCTCCAGACCCTGCGCCCTGGACCTCTCACACTTCACCTCCCTGTTTTATCCCGGAATGGAGCTCAGAGAAGCAGGACGTTGAGGGGGTTTGAGTGGCAAAGATTAAAAGACTGCTGAGCCAGGAGGTACCCGGTGACACCCTGCAGGGACCAGACATGCAGCTGTGCACCCTCAGAGGACAATGCCCTTCCCCTCCCGTTCTTCCAGTGCTGCTCCCCCGACTCCCAAGCCTCAGTGTCTGGTCCCTCTCCATCACCAGGCTGAGCCCCATCACCCAACCTCTCTCTACCCCACGCCAATCTCCTCTTCTCCACGGGCCATGAGTATTTTACAAACTGCTTTCAGATGAATCATTGAGAACTGGGAAGGAAAAACAACCCCTTTCTATCATAAAAGCATCTGGTCCCAAGGCCAAGCCTTTACCCCATACATTAATCCAGGACAATCTTCCCAAAGAAAGGCAGGCAAGAGCCAGGCCATCTGCAGAGGCTTAAGGCCCGTCCATCTAGTAAAAGATACCCCTACAGGAGCAATTACCCCACTGctactttctctctgtgtgtgtatattaaGGGGCGGGGGGAATTGTCTGGGTTTAGAAGGGGAGGAAAAGTGTCCCACCAGATACCATGCCCAAGGCCACTCCAGCCATACCCTCCACACAACCCTGCAGGCATGACCCAGCTCAAGTAGGGCTTCTCGGTGGCTCTCAACAGGCTCCGACACCTCCTGGAGCCGACCTGGGTATGAATTTCTGCAACAGGCAAACAGTGCGGCCCCATTTCCAGCCAATGGCACTGCACATGCCTCAAATGCCAAGGTTTTACTAGGACGTGGACGCCttacaaatgaaaaatctgaagctatttttgtttttggcagAAGAGTTTGACAGTGggaaagatgggggtggggggagctggggAAGAGACATTTAAAACAGGTGAGCGCTGAAATGACAAAGGCAAAACATCCTGG
This DNA window, taken from Rhinolophus ferrumequinum isolate MPI-CBG mRhiFer1 chromosome 22, mRhiFer1_v1.p, whole genome shotgun sequence, encodes the following:
- the KCND3 gene encoding potassium voltage-gated channel subfamily D member 3 isoform X3, translating into MAAGVAAWLPFARAAAIGWMPVANCPMPLAPADKSKRQDELIVLNVSGRRFQTWRTTLERYPDTLLGSTEKEFFFNEDTKEYFFDRDPEVFRCVLNFYRTGKLHYPRYECISAYDDELAFYGILPEIIGDCCYEEYKDRKRENAERLMDDNDSENNQESMPSLSFRQTMWRAFENPHTSTLALVFYYVTGFFIAVSVITNVVETVPCGTVPGSKELPCGERYSVAFFCLDTACVMIFTVEYLLRLFAAPSRYRFIRSVMSIIDVVAIMPYYIGLVMTDNEDVSGAFVTLRVFRVFRIFKFSRHSQGLRILGYTLKSCASELGFLLFSLTMAIIIFATVMFYAEKGSSASKFTSIPASFWYTIVTMTTLGYGDMVPKTIAGKIFGSICSLSGVLVIALPVPVIVSNFSRIYHQNQRADKRRAQKKARLARIRVAKTGSSNAYLHSKRNGLLNEALELMGTPEEESMGKTTSLIESQHHHLLHCLEKTTGLSYLVDDPLLSVRTSTIKNHEFIDEQMFEQNCMESSMQNYPSTRSPSLSSHPGLTTTCCSRRSKKTTHLPNSNLPATRLRSMQELSTIHIQGSEQPSLTTRPLPTTSSEWQGIQGKQVQWHT
- the KCND3 gene encoding potassium voltage-gated channel subfamily D member 3 isoform X1 translates to MAAGVAAWLPFARAAAIGWMPVANCPMPLAPADKSKRQDELIVLNVSGRRFQTWRTTLERYPDTLLGSTEKEFFFNEDTKEYFFDRDPEVFRCVLNFYRTGKLHYPRYECISAYDDELAFYGILPEIIGDCCYEEYKDRKRENAERLMDDNDSENNQESMPSLSFRQTMWRAFENPHTSTLALVFYYVTGFFIAVSVITNVVETVPCGTVPGSKELPCGERYSVAFFCLDTACVMIFTVEYLLRLFAAPSRYRFIRSVMSIIDVVAIMPYYIGLVMTDNEDVSGAFVTLRVFRVFRIFKFSRHSQGLRILGYTLKSCASELGFLLFSLTMAIIIFATVMFYAEKGSSASKFTSIPASFWYTIVTMTTLGYGDMVPKTIAGKIFGSICSLSGVLVIALPVPVIVSNFSRIYHQNQRADKRRAQKKARLARIRVAKTGSSNAYLHSKRNGLLNEALELMGTPEEESMGKTTSLIESQHHHLLHCLEKTTGLSYLVDDPLLSVRTSTIKNHEFIDEQMFEQNCMESSMQNYPSTRSPSLSSHPGLTTTCCSRRSKKTTHLPNSNLPATRLRSMQELSTIHIQGSEQPSLTTSRSSLNLKADDGLRPNCKASHITTAIISIPTPPALTPEGESRPPPASPGPNTNIPAIASNVVKVSAL
- the KCND3 gene encoding potassium voltage-gated channel subfamily D member 3 isoform X2; this translates as MAAGVAAWLPFARAAAIGWMPVANCPMPLAPADKSKRQDELIVLNVSGRRFQTWRTTLERYPDTLLGSTEKEFFFNEDTKEYFFDRDPEVFRCVLNFYRTGKLHYPRYECISAYDDELAFYGILPEIIGDCCYEEYKDRKRENAERLMDDNDSENNQESMPSLSFRQTMWRAFENPHTSTLALVFYYVTGFFIAVSVITNVVETVPCGTVPGSKELPCGERYSVAFFCLDTACVMIFTVEYLLRLFAAPSRYRFIRSVMSIIDVVAIMPYYIGLVMTDNEDVSGAFVTLRVFRVFRIFKFSRHSQGLRILGYTLKSCASELGFLLFSLTMAIIIFATVMFYAEKGSSASKFTSIPASFWYTIVTMTTLGYGDMVPKTIAGKIFGSICSLSGVLVIALPVPVIVSNFSRIYHQNQRADKRRAQKKARLARIRVAKTGSSNAYLHSKRNGLLNEALELMGTPEEESMGKTTSLIESQHHHLLHCLEKTTNHEFIDEQMFEQNCMESSMQNYPSTRSPSLSSHPGLTTTCCSRRSKKTTHLPNSNLPATRLRSMQELSTIHIQGSEQPSLTTSRSSLNLKADDGLRPNCKASHITTAIISIPTPPALTPEGESRPPPASPGPNTNIPAIASNVVKVSAL